One Methanolobus sp. WCC4 DNA segment encodes these proteins:
- a CDS encoding DUF357 domain-containing protein — MAADLNEKVKRYERLLREALEKAEIAPIPQSHMYTVAGDYRNMASSYYNDGLHFVETNDPVNALVCFSYGHAWLDAGARLGLFDVDDDVLFTI, encoded by the coding sequence ATGGCTGCTGACCTGAATGAAAAAGTTAAGAGATATGAGCGTCTATTAAGGGAAGCCCTTGAAAAGGCTGAGATCGCACCTATTCCGCAATCACACATGTATACAGTCGCCGGTGACTATCGCAACATGGCAAGTTCATACTATAATGACGGGTTACACTTCGTTGAAACGAATGACCCTGTGAATGCACTTGTCTGTTTTAGTTATGGGCATGCGTGGCTTGATGCAGGAGCAAGGCTTGGCCTGTTCGATGTTGACGACGATGTGTTGTTCACCATATAG
- a CDS encoding carbohydrate kinase family protein: MDRTITVVGHAAIDLLFDVENIAVHNESHPIIDYHQYYGGGAANIAVAIAILGGNAQLISAVGGDFASSGYEEELEKHSVDLSLLYRFPEEKSTRAFVFTDRDHHQSTYFHWGASAKLKELEPPAVDFVHLATSDSTYNARIAKKAGFVSFDPGQDLVTYSKENLESILENTDILFTNKHEIQRVCDMTGKSLDDILGMIETVVVTYDADGSKIHNSGNEFMIPVVPVKALDPTGAGDAYRAGFLLAYTRGYPLETCGRIGSTVASFAVQSIGCQTDLPTWDKMISRYEENFGTFPEIG; this comes from the coding sequence ATGGACAGGACCATCACTGTTGTAGGCCACGCTGCCATAGACCTTCTTTTCGATGTTGAGAATATCGCGGTCCACAACGAATCCCATCCTATAATCGACTATCATCAGTATTATGGTGGCGGAGCTGCCAATATCGCCGTTGCGATTGCCATACTCGGTGGTAATGCACAGTTGATATCCGCAGTTGGCGGTGACTTTGCATCATCGGGCTATGAAGAAGAACTTGAGAAGCACAGTGTCGATCTTTCCCTGTTATACAGGTTCCCTGAGGAGAAGAGTACAAGGGCATTTGTTTTCACAGACAGGGACCACCACCAGAGCACATATTTCCACTGGGGTGCATCTGCAAAGCTCAAGGAACTGGAACCACCGGCAGTTGACTTCGTACATCTTGCAACCTCTGATTCAACATACAACGCAAGGATTGCTAAGAAAGCAGGTTTTGTTTCCTTTGATCCGGGACAGGATCTTGTTACTTACTCAAAGGAGAACCTTGAGAGCATCCTTGAGAACACGGATATCCTTTTCACCAATAAGCATGAGATCCAGCGTGTCTGTGATATGACAGGAAAGTCACTTGATGATATTCTTGGCATGATCGAGACAGTTGTCGTTACCTATGATGCAGATGGCAGTAAGATCCACAACAGCGGAAATGAGTTCATGATACCTGTCGTTCCTGTAAAGGCCCTTGATCCTACCGGTGCCGGGGATGCCTACCGAGCGGGTTTCCTGCTTGCATACACACGCGGTTATCCTCTGGAAACATGTGGCAGGATAGGTTCCACGGTCGCTTCTTTTGCTGTTCAGAGCATCGGTTGCCAGACCGACCTTCCCACATGGGATAAAATGATATCAAGGTACGAAGAGAACTTTGGTACATTTCCTGAAATTGGATGA
- a CDS encoding HAD family phosphatase, with amino-acid sequence MLKAVIFDMDGVLVDSMSYHAEAVQHIFDEIGVEMDKQDIFEREGERTVDIVEFLLEKGTGDASKYDIPDIVERYIAEFNRIVELKVFHGMQECLSGLKDRFDLAVVSGSDRPIVLDIVEAKYPGIFKELVTADDVQRGKPEPDPYLKAVEMLGISSHEAIVVENAPMGVEAAKKAGLCCVAVPTYLDAKKFHQADMVFEDHTRLVEFLNGLDPSYDCYR; translated from the coding sequence TTGTTAAAGGCAGTTATATTCGATATGGATGGTGTGCTCGTTGATTCGATGTCATATCATGCGGAGGCGGTCCAGCACATCTTCGATGAGATAGGCGTTGAGATGGACAAACAGGACATCTTCGAGAGAGAAGGTGAGAGGACCGTGGATATCGTTGAGTTCCTGCTTGAGAAAGGAACAGGTGATGCATCGAAGTACGACATACCGGACATAGTCGAGAGATACATTGCCGAGTTCAATAGAATAGTGGAGCTAAAGGTATTCCATGGGATGCAGGAATGTCTCTCTGGCCTTAAGGACAGGTTCGACCTTGCGGTGGTATCAGGTTCTGACAGACCCATAGTTCTGGATATTGTGGAGGCGAAGTACCCGGGCATATTCAAAGAACTGGTCACTGCCGATGATGTGCAGCGCGGGAAACCCGAGCCTGACCCTTATCTGAAGGCTGTTGAGATGCTAGGCATATCGAGCCACGAGGCCATAGTGGTAGAAAACGCACCCATGGGCGTGGAGGCTGCTAAAAAGGCAGGGCTGTGCTGTGTTGCAGTTCCCACATACCTGGATGCGAAAAAGTTCCATCAGGCAGATATGGTCTTTGAGGACCACACACGCCTTGTAGAGTTCCTTAACGGACTGGACCCCTCTTATGACTGTTACCGTTAA
- a CDS encoding DUF555 domain-containing protein, producing the protein MSNYHVVLEAAWLVRDVKSADDAIGVAISEAGKRLNPKLDYVEVDIGTTFCPACEEPISSVFIAANTAIVGLVLEMKVFDAESAEHASRIAKSVIGRALRDVPLAVVDVDEFE; encoded by the coding sequence ATGTCAAATTATCACGTTGTACTTGAAGCCGCCTGGTTGGTAAGAGATGTAAAATCAGCAGACGATGCCATAGGTGTCGCTATTTCTGAGGCAGGAAAACGCCTCAATCCTAAACTTGACTATGTTGAGGTAGATATAGGAACTACATTCTGTCCCGCATGTGAGGAACCTATAAGCAGTGTGTTCATCGCTGCGAACACTGCAATTGTCGGACTTGTACTTGAGATGAAGGTCTTTGACGCAGAAAGTGCAGAGCATGCATCAAGGATAGCTAAATCCGTTATCGGCAGAGCATTGAGGGATGTCCCTCTGGCTGTTGTTGATGTCGATGAATTCGAGTAA
- a CDS encoding ATP-binding protein encodes MVRGSVGVIFGETGTFEFKVMVLDSSKVYRGAYVKVWHDASSDEKDHTWVLGQVMAIKRYSDSFSIEEAMKGQRTDKSDDKIVAEVMIIGSRDELGMLRAPVIPFSPGSPIFAADEGLTRSVLGLTGNEMSIGLLEGTNIKVQLSVNSLVQKHCSILAKTGSGKSYTASVLLEELLDHNIPLLILDPHSEYSSLKVEGEGSEEDFARFGVKPKGYGSNITVYTPASKALNPDADELFRLNGMNLTVNDLISIFPDNFSTTHTGILYEAIQKVRAEMETYTIDDIIFEVGNDKSKAKWIVINSLEQIRDTNILSPNPTSIEELFQKGKASVIDFKGVAPELQSMIVASLCSSLFESRKLNTIPPGMLVVEEAHNYAPEKGFSKTTSTDILRTIASEGRKFGLGMMVISQRPARVDKNVLSQCGTQVIMKVTNPNDLKAISKGLEGVTSYVEEELMRLPPGVAMLVSNEIERPVLVDIRIRKSKHGGESVNVLKAARTVTPPPPPEVTYEEPETPTPARAPVRREVPPVSAPVAAPADTWEPGAMMDVPVMEVPGQEKEFTPPPKRKPSRAPRNDDEKEGGGKLFKKLFGANR; translated from the coding sequence ATGGTAAGAGGTTCAGTAGGCGTAATTTTCGGAGAGACCGGAACCTTTGAGTTCAAAGTGATGGTTCTCGACAGTTCTAAAGTGTATAGGGGGGCATACGTCAAAGTATGGCATGATGCTTCCTCGGATGAGAAGGACCATACCTGGGTACTTGGACAGGTAATGGCGATAAAAAGATACAGTGACTCATTTTCCATAGAAGAGGCTATGAAAGGCCAGCGTACCGATAAGAGCGATGATAAGATCGTTGCAGAGGTTATGATAATCGGTTCAAGGGATGAGTTAGGTATGCTCAGGGCACCTGTGATACCTTTCAGTCCGGGAAGTCCGATCTTCGCAGCGGACGAGGGTCTTACAAGGTCCGTTCTTGGACTTACGGGTAATGAGATGAGCATCGGTCTGCTGGAAGGCACAAATATCAAGGTCCAGCTTAGTGTGAACAGTCTCGTGCAGAAACACTGCAGCATACTGGCAAAGACCGGTAGTGGTAAGTCATATACTGCATCTGTATTGCTTGAAGAACTGCTTGATCACAATATTCCGCTTCTTATCCTGGATCCTCACAGCGAGTACTCTTCCCTGAAGGTGGAAGGTGAGGGAAGTGAAGAGGATTTCGCCCGTTTTGGTGTCAAACCCAAAGGATATGGTTCGAACATAACGGTATATACTCCTGCCAGCAAGGCATTGAATCCTGATGCTGATGAGCTTTTCAGATTGAATGGGATGAATCTGACCGTCAATGACCTGATATCCATCTTCCCGGATAATTTCTCGACCACACATACCGGTATACTGTACGAGGCCATACAGAAAGTCCGTGCAGAGATGGAGACCTACACCATCGATGACATAATATTCGAGGTTGGTAACGATAAGAGCAAGGCAAAATGGATCGTTATCAATTCCCTTGAGCAGATAAGGGATACCAACATACTTTCACCTAATCCTACCTCGATAGAGGAACTATTCCAGAAAGGAAAGGCATCAGTAATTGATTTCAAGGGTGTGGCACCGGAATTGCAGAGCATGATCGTTGCAAGCCTTTGTTCAAGTCTTTTCGAGTCACGTAAGCTCAATACGATCCCGCCGGGAATGCTGGTAGTGGAGGAGGCTCACAACTATGCTCCTGAAAAGGGATTCAGCAAGACCACAAGTACTGATATTCTCAGGACGATCGCATCCGAGGGCAGGAAGTTCGGTCTTGGTATGATGGTGATCTCCCAGAGACCTGCCAGGGTCGATAAGAACGTACTCTCGCAATGTGGTACCCAGGTCATTATGAAGGTCACAAACCCTAACGACCTCAAAGCTATCAGTAAGGGTCTTGAAGGTGTTACATCCTACGTTGAGGAGGAGCTCATGCGCCTGCCGCCCGGTGTTGCAATGCTTGTGAGCAATGAGATCGAGCGCCCTGTACTTGTGGACATCAGGATAAGGAAATCCAAACACGGTGGTGAGTCCGTGAATGTTCTCAAGGCTGCAAGGACCGTTACACCTCCACCACCACCTGAGGTTACCTATGAAGAACCGGAAACTCCGACACCCGCTCGTGCTCCGGTACGAAGGGAAGTTCCGCCTGTAAGCGCACCTGTGGCTGCACCTGCAGATACCTGGGAACCCGGGGCAATGATGGATGTACCTGTCATGGAAGTGCCCGGACAGGAAAAGGAATTCACCCCTCCGCCTAAGAGAAAGCCTTCAAGGGCACCCCGAAATGATGATGAGAAAGAAGGTGGCGGAAAATTGTTCAAAAAGTTGTTCGGAGCGAACAGATAA
- a CDS encoding DUF2119 domain-containing protein yields MSYRILGEGEPVRLFVAGLHGEEWKDTTDILENIDAPEKGTLAVIPLVSKGNYISTLDDSYFTEIGTVIIEAVEELRPDVYIEIHSYSAENLEKLTGAERLQRIGVPAFSRLDHDVLLGSVAPYVRRKYFPQDALCLTFEIQKGNALSKEYATRIIKRMKEFTSRDEFLKCMLERYPKQARKAIEDYRNFYGLSDDEL; encoded by the coding sequence ATGTCATACAGGATACTTGGAGAAGGCGAACCTGTCAGGTTGTTCGTGGCAGGTCTGCATGGTGAGGAATGGAAGGATACCACGGATATACTTGAGAATATAGATGCTCCAGAGAAAGGAACACTTGCAGTTATTCCTCTTGTGAGCAAAGGTAACTATATCTCTACACTTGATGACAGTTATTTCACTGAGATCGGCACAGTTATCATAGAGGCTGTGGAAGAGCTCAGGCCGGATGTTTATATCGAGATCCATTCCTATTCTGCTGAGAATCTTGAGAAACTCACAGGTGCTGAAAGGTTGCAGCGTATTGGCGTACCGGCATTCAGCAGGCTTGACCATGATGTGCTTCTGGGATCTGTAGCTCCATACGTTCGCAGGAAGTATTTCCCGCAGGATGCTCTCTGCCTGACATTCGAGATACAGAAGGGCAATGCCCTTTCGAAAGAGTATGCAACAAGGATCATCAAAAGGATGAAGGAGTTCACTTCAAGGGATGAGTTCCTGAAATGCATGCTTGAGAGGTATCCGAAGCAGGCCAGAAAGGCTATTGAGGACTACAGGAATTTCTATGGTCTTTCAGATGATGAACTCTGA
- the dph5 gene encoding diphthine synthase, translating to MLTFIGLGLFDEKDISLKGLEAIKNADMVFAEFYTSRLMGSTIERLEELYGKKVNVLSREDVEISPDWLAEAKDRDVAFLTGGDTMVSTTHVDLRLRAKDLGIDTKLIHGASIASAICGLSGLQNYRFGKSSTIPHPFTSSRGITVVSETPYDTIKLNKEHNMHTLVFLDIDKDKGYMTVNQALELLLKVEDKRGEGIMENAVAVGIARAGSDEPVVKAGYAHVLKDEDFGEPLHILVVPASLHFIEAEALVRLAGAPQEILEGLDD from the coding sequence ATGCTCACTTTCATAGGACTGGGCCTTTTTGACGAGAAAGATATCTCCCTAAAAGGACTCGAAGCTATAAAAAATGCTGATATGGTATTTGCGGAATTCTACACATCACGTCTGATGGGTAGTACAATAGAAAGACTCGAAGAACTGTACGGTAAGAAGGTCAATGTGCTTTCCAGGGAAGATGTTGAAATATCCCCGGACTGGCTTGCAGAAGCAAAGGACAGGGATGTGGCTTTCCTGACAGGCGGGGACACCATGGTATCCACGACACATGTGGATCTCCGTCTTCGTGCAAAGGACCTTGGCATAGATACTAAACTCATACACGGGGCTTCCATAGCTTCAGCTATCTGCGGACTCTCGGGATTGCAGAACTACAGGTTCGGGAAGTCTTCCACAATACCACATCCCTTCACCAGCAGTCGTGGTATCACCGTTGTATCTGAAACCCCGTATGATACCATCAAGCTCAACAAGGAACACAATATGCATACCCTTGTTTTCCTGGATATCGATAAGGACAAAGGCTACATGACCGTGAACCAGGCACTTGAACTTCTTCTCAAGGTCGAGGACAAAAGAGGCGAAGGCATCATGGAGAATGCCGTTGCTGTGGGTATTGCCAGAGCAGGTTCCGATGAGCCTGTTGTAAAGGCAGGTTACGCACATGTTCTCAAAGATGAGGACTTCGGTGAACCTCTGCACATACTGGTGGTCCCTGCATCACTACACTTCATCGAGGCAGAGGCTCTTGTAAGGCTCGCAGGTGCTCCCCAGGAGATACTTGAGGGACTTGATGACTGA
- a CDS encoding NADH:flavin oxidoreductase: MLFEPIMLGNMEVPNRFVRSATHEWMAEPDGTPTDRIGDMYEELARGEVGLIITGYAYVNPNGKSDDLQQGIYDDRFIEPYRKIVSRVHEHGSKIVVQIVHGGRQTMMTAENPVILAPSAVTNKRNGVTPEEMTEEEVLQTIEDFANAARRAKEAGFDGVQLHVAHGFLLSNFISPYTNRRRDRWGGSTEKRTQIILDILDRIHEMIGDEFPILVKLNATDGFPEGTKNTLDAPECVEIAKILAANGVCAIEVSGGIVEAGQQMFRTKINDADSEAYYRDYSKMIKEAVDVPVMVVGGLRSRAVMEQMVDEGYADMVSLCRPLICEPDLVAKIRKGETEVAKCVSCNLCSDESGIKCNYDFGNSAKV, translated from the coding sequence ATGTTGTTCGAACCTATTATGCTGGGAAATATGGAAGTCCCAAATCGTTTTGTACGTTCTGCGACCCATGAGTGGATGGCAGAGCCCGATGGCACGCCAACCGACAGGATCGGTGATATGTACGAAGAGCTTGCACGTGGTGAGGTAGGGCTTATCATCACCGGATATGCGTACGTCAATCCCAATGGGAAAAGTGACGATCTCCAGCAGGGAATCTATGATGACAGGTTCATCGAGCCTTACAGGAAGATAGTCTCAAGGGTCCATGAACATGGAAGTAAGATCGTAGTGCAGATCGTTCACGGCGGCAGGCAGACAATGATGACCGCTGAGAATCCTGTTATCCTTGCACCTTCCGCTGTGACCAACAAGAGGAACGGTGTAACTCCTGAGGAGATGACAGAGGAGGAAGTGCTTCAGACCATAGAGGATTTTGCCAATGCTGCAAGGAGAGCAAAGGAAGCAGGTTTTGATGGTGTACAGCTTCACGTAGCTCACGGTTTCCTGCTCAGCAATTTCATCTCCCCATATACCAACAGGCGTAGGGACAGATGGGGTGGTTCCACAGAGAAAAGGACACAGATAATCCTTGACATCCTTGACAGGATACATGAGATGATCGGCGATGAGTTCCCGATACTTGTCAAGCTCAATGCTACCGATGGTTTCCCGGAAGGAACGAAGAACACTCTTGATGCTCCTGAATGTGTAGAGATAGCAAAGATCCTTGCTGCAAATGGTGTATGTGCCATAGAGGTCAGCGGCGGTATCGTCGAGGCAGGACAGCAGATGTTCAGGACAAAGATCAATGATGCTGATTCAGAGGCATATTACAGGGATTATTCTAAAATGATAAAGGAAGCAGTGGACGTACCTGTGATGGTAGTGGGTGGTCTACGATCGAGAGCTGTAATGGAACAGATGGTCGATGAAGGATATGCCGATATGGTGTCCCTGTGCCGCCCTCTCATCTGTGAACCTGATCTTGTGGCAAAGATAAGGAAAGGCGAGACAGAGGTCGCAAAATGTGTTTCATGCAATTTGTGTTCCGATGAGAGCGGAATAAAATGTAATTACGATTTTGGTAATTCCGCAAAGGTATGA
- the thsA gene encoding thermosome subunit alpha, with amino-acid sequence MAGYGNQPVIIVDPSKERTTGKDALSMNIASAQAVAGIVKTTLGPKGMDKMMVNIMGDITLTNDGATILEEMEIEHPTARMIVEVAKTQEKVAGDGTTSAVVLAGALLEKAQKLIETGVHPTVLVKGYTMATEKALSVLDDYAITVEKTDREMLEKIANTSITGKASEMAGDHLSGICVDAIYAIENDGQVDVDKDIVMEKEIGGTVHDTELINGISIRKEALHNEMPRRIENAKIALIDTELVFAKTNTNSKLQVDSAEQLFDFKEQEKANFRKTIQKIIDTGANVVFCSKKMDDYALHFFKEANVYATRRVKDEDMEVLSYSTGAALVRNVNELTADDLGYAELVEQEDEHEEKTYIKGFKEARTMTILIKGGSEHVTDSVERVFDDALHVVKSVYEDGKIVPGGGASEIEVSMALRKYAASVEGREQLSIIAFADAIEELPRAIASNCGFDTIDTIISLRAKHGTVKNAGLDVESGDVVDMLDKGIVDPLRVKTQAIKSAAEAALVVLRVDDMLRARRQAMMDVKPEHNVHNYDATGML; translated from the coding sequence ATGGCAGGATATGGAAATCAACCAGTAATCATCGTAGATCCAAGTAAAGAGCGCACTACAGGAAAGGATGCATTATCAATGAACATCGCTTCTGCACAGGCAGTTGCAGGTATTGTGAAGACGACACTTGGTCCAAAAGGTATGGACAAGATGATGGTAAACATCATGGGTGACATAACTCTCACCAACGATGGTGCAACCATCCTTGAAGAGATGGAGATCGAACACCCTACCGCAAGGATGATCGTCGAGGTGGCAAAGACACAGGAAAAGGTAGCAGGAGACGGTACTACCAGCGCTGTTGTTCTGGCAGGTGCTTTGCTTGAAAAAGCACAGAAACTTATCGAGACAGGTGTACACCCAACTGTTCTTGTCAAAGGATACACTATGGCTACAGAGAAAGCCCTTAGTGTTCTCGACGACTATGCCATAACAGTAGAGAAGACAGACAGGGAAATGCTTGAGAAGATAGCAAACACCTCCATCACAGGAAAGGCATCTGAGATGGCAGGCGACCACCTTTCAGGTATCTGTGTGGACGCGATCTACGCTATCGAAAATGATGGACAGGTAGATGTTGACAAGGATATCGTAATGGAAAAGGAGATCGGCGGGACCGTTCACGACACCGAACTTATCAACGGTATTTCCATCAGGAAGGAAGCACTTCACAATGAGATGCCACGCCGCATAGAGAATGCAAAGATCGCTCTTATCGATACTGAACTCGTGTTCGCGAAGACAAACACTAACTCCAAGCTCCAGGTTGACAGTGCTGAACAGTTGTTCGACTTCAAGGAACAGGAAAAGGCAAACTTCAGAAAGACCATCCAGAAGATAATCGACACCGGAGCAAATGTGGTATTCTGCTCCAAGAAGATGGATGACTATGCGCTTCACTTCTTCAAGGAAGCTAACGTGTACGCTACAAGGCGTGTAAAGGATGAGGATATGGAAGTACTCTCATACTCCACCGGTGCGGCACTTGTAAGGAACGTCAATGAGCTCACAGCTGATGATCTTGGATATGCAGAACTTGTTGAGCAGGAAGATGAGCATGAAGAGAAGACCTACATCAAGGGCTTCAAGGAAGCAAGGACAATGACCATCCTCATCAAGGGCGGTTCAGAACATGTTACTGACAGCGTTGAGCGTGTTTTCGATGATGCACTCCATGTTGTAAAGTCCGTTTACGAGGACGGAAAGATCGTACCTGGCGGCGGTGCATCAGAGATCGAGGTCTCAATGGCACTCAGAAAGTACGCTGCATCTGTCGAGGGACGTGAACAGCTTTCTATAATCGCTTTCGCCGATGCTATAGAAGAGCTTCCAAGGGCTATTGCAAGCAACTGTGGTTTCGATACCATTGACACGATCATCAGCCTGCGTGCAAAGCACGGAACTGTAAAGAATGCAGGACTTGATGTCGAGTCAGGTGATGTTGTCGATATGCTGGACAAGGGAATTGTAGACCCACTCAGGGTCAAGACACAGGCGATCAAGTCAGCAGCAGAAGCTGCACTTGTAGTTCTTCGTGTTGATGATATGCTCCGTGCAAGGCGACAGGCTATGATGGATGTCAAACCTGAGCACAACGTCCATAACTACGACGCTACAGGTATGCTGTAA
- a CDS encoding SAM-dependent methyltransferase — protein sequence MRLDAYLVEMEYFKSRGRAKTAILNGSVRVDGNVVKKPSKDISSEAEVDVDEGLDMPRGYFKLKRIQDATGVISPGDRVLDLGSSAGGFLMMASEVASSVKGVEFSRDFDEELGKVVQEKDNVSVMFGDVFQIPLEEMAPEPVDVILSDMTLEPMDSLAALERVLPLLKDQGKLLQVIKMGKEKNSKPILAKVESMGVKIIDVLDSDRQEIYIIAQKTADLGKDK from the coding sequence ATGAGACTGGATGCATACCTTGTGGAAATGGAATATTTCAAGTCACGGGGAAGGGCCAAGACAGCCATACTCAACGGAAGTGTCAGGGTCGATGGCAATGTTGTCAAAAAGCCCTCAAAGGATATCAGTTCTGAAGCTGAGGTCGATGTGGATGAAGGGCTTGATATGCCCAGGGGATACTTCAAACTCAAGAGGATACAGGATGCGACAGGTGTGATATCTCCGGGTGACCGAGTACTCGATCTGGGTTCCAGTGCGGGGGGTTTTCTGATGATGGCATCCGAGGTAGCATCGTCTGTGAAGGGTGTAGAGTTCAGCAGGGATTTTGATGAAGAGCTTGGGAAAGTGGTTCAGGAAAAGGATAATGTATCTGTGATGTTCGGGGATGTGTTCCAGATACCTCTTGAGGAGATGGCACCGGAGCCGGTGGATGTCATCCTTAGCGACATGACCCTTGAACCAATGGACTCGCTGGCAGCCCTTGAGAGGGTGCTTCCGTTGTTGAAGGATCAGGGAAAACTGCTTCAGGTCATCAAGATGGGAAAGGAGAAGAACAGTAAACCCATACTTGCTAAGGTCGAGTCCATGGGTGTAAAGATAATTGATGTTCTGGATTCGGACAGGCAGGAGATCTATATCATAGCACAGAAGACTGCAGACCTTGGTAAGGATAAGTGA
- a CDS encoding type II/IV secretion system ATPase subunit, with protein sequence MKDSEPDMLIVDEAIPDDISGMDEKEPSRLSSFIGSVKAGIHYILHPRTELPVYDLELHGSLIEFEIPDGFTEVERYWVNEPYSFISIIERNNIYQYHVVEPMLTLYEKDILERVYDDLQDILSLGGVGSGKDKETALMENALILFNRYHASLEVPSQFRILYYLKRNFLGHDRINSLMLDPNIEDISCDGIDIPVFMYHSRYRNIKTNVSFGEKELDSLVIKLCQKSGKHISMSEPMVDATLPDGSRLQATLGKEITTRGSSFTIRKFRGDPITPIDLINYNTCNVEMMAYFWLSMENGDCAIFAGGTASGKTSMLNAVSLFIPPLSKVVSIEDTREVTLHHDNWIAGVTRKPMNVSSAGEVSMYDLLRSALRQRPEYILVGEIRGEEALTLFQAISTGHATYSTMHAGDVQTVVNRLDSPPLNVPHVMLQSLDILSIQVQTFVKGKRVRRTKSLVEFTGIDTKTGYIRINELYRWDPVKDEFIRTGDSYTLNKVMISRGWDKNTLLEELGRRERVINYLIRNDIRDYIRISLVVQAYDADSNKVLEAIGNDTLESILDENM encoded by the coding sequence ATGAAGGATTCGGAACCAGACATGCTGATCGTAGATGAAGCGATCCCTGATGATATATCCGGGATGGATGAGAAAGAACCTTCCAGATTATCTTCTTTTATCGGTAGTGTAAAGGCTGGTATCCACTACATCCTGCATCCACGCACAGAGCTTCCTGTATATGATCTGGAGTTACATGGCTCACTCATAGAGTTCGAGATACCTGATGGCTTCACTGAAGTGGAAAGGTACTGGGTGAATGAACCTTATTCTTTCATTTCCATTATCGAGAGAAATAATATCTATCAATATCATGTCGTTGAACCAATGCTGACACTGTATGAGAAGGATATCCTTGAGAGGGTCTATGATGATCTTCAGGACATCCTCAGTCTTGGCGGGGTTGGTTCAGGTAAAGACAAAGAAACAGCATTAATGGAAAATGCACTGATACTTTTCAACAGGTACCATGCCAGTCTTGAGGTACCTTCTCAATTCCGTATACTCTACTATCTCAAGCGCAATTTCCTTGGTCACGATCGTATAAACTCATTGATGCTCGACCCCAACATAGAGGACATCTCCTGTGATGGTATAGACATACCTGTCTTTATGTACCACTCCAGATATCGTAACATCAAGACGAACGTCTCCTTTGGTGAAAAGGAACTTGATTCTCTTGTGATCAAGCTCTGCCAGAAAAGTGGAAAGCATATTTCCATGAGCGAACCTATGGTCGATGCCACCCTTCCAGATGGTTCCCGACTGCAGGCGACCCTTGGTAAAGAAATAACTACCAGAGGTAGCTCTTTCACTATCAGGAAGTTCAGGGGTGACCCGATAACCCCGATAGACCTGATAAATTACAATACCTGTAATGTCGAGATGATGGCGTATTTCTGGCTTTCAATGGAGAACGGGGATTGCGCTATCTTTGCCGGAGGTACAGCATCCGGTAAGACCTCGATGCTCAATGCAGTTTCCCTTTTCATTCCACCTTTATCCAAGGTTGTATCAATAGAGGATACAAGGGAAGTAACCCTGCACCACGATAACTGGATCGCTGGTGTCACACGCAAGCCAATGAATGTCAGCAGTGCAGGTGAGGTCTCCATGTATGACCTGCTGCGTTCTGCTTTGAGGCAGAGGCCCGAATATATACTGGTGGGAGAGATCAGGGGTGAAGAGGCGCTGACACTTTTCCAGGCCATATCCACGGGCCATGCTACCTATTCCACCATGCATGCAGGTGATGTCCAGACCGTTGTCAACAGGCTTGACAGTCCTCCTCTTAATGTTCCTCATGTCATGCTACAATCACTTGATATTCTGAGCATACAGGTGCAGACGTTTGTAAAAGGTAAAAGGGTTAGAAGGACCAAAAGTCTTGTAGAGTTCACAGGTATAGATACAAAGACCGGTTACATACGCATAAATGAACTTTACAGGTGGGACCCTGTAAAAGATGAGTTCATCCGCACTGGTGATTCATATACTCTTAACAAGGTCATGATCTCAAGGGGATGGGACAAGAACACACTCCTCGAAGAACTGGGAAGAAGGGAACGCGTTATCAATTACCTGATCAGGAATGATATCAGGGACTATATACGTATCTCTCTTGTAGTACAGGCGTATGATGCAGATTCGAATAAAGTTCTTGAGGCTATCGGGAATGATACTCTGGAATCTATCCTTGATGAGAATATGTAG